GATCCTGCCCGGCAGCTATCGCGGCCGGCAGATCACCGTGCAGGACGTGTTCGAAGCCGTCGGCCAGCACTCGGTCGGCACCATCAGTGATGCTGAACTGCTGGAAATCGAGCAGGTGGCCTGTCCTTCGGCCGGCTCCTGCGGCGCCCAGTTCACCGCCAACACCATGGCCACCGTCGCCGAGGCGATCGGGCTGGCCTTGCCCTATTCCTGCGGGGCGCCGGCGCCCTACGAGATGCGCGACCGCTTCAACTTCGCCTCGGGCGAGAAGATCATGGAGTTGATCGCCAGGAACATCCGCCCTCGCGACATCATTACGTTGAAGGCGCTGGAGAATGCGGCGACCGTTGTTTCCGCCACGGGCGGCTCGACCAACGCGGCGCTGCATCTGCCGGCGATCGCGCATGAGGCTGGCATCAAGTTCGATTTGTTCGATGTCGCCAGGATTTTCGAGAAGACACCTTACATCGCCGACCTGAAGCCGGGCGGCAAATATGTCGCCAAGGACATGTTCGAGGCTGGCGGCATTCCGCTGCTGATGAAGACCTTGCTCGACCACGGCTATCTGCATGGCGATTGCCTGACTGTGACTGGCCGCACTTTGGCCGAAAATATGGAACACGTTGCCTGGAATGAAGATCAGGACGTGGTCCGTCCCGCCAACCGGCCCATCACAAAAACTGGCGGCGTCGTGGGCTTGAAGGGAAACCTTGCCCCCGAGGGTGCGATTGTGAAGGTCGCGGGCATGGCGGAGCTGAAATTCTCAGGCCCGGCCCGTTGCTTCGATTCGGAAGAGGAATGTTTCGAAGCCGTGACGAACCGCGATTACAAGGAAGGCGAAGTGCTCGTCATCCGCTACGAGGGTCCGCGTGGCGGCCCGGGCATGCGCGAGATGCTGTCGACGACGGCGGCGCTTTACGGCCAGGGCATGGGCGGCAAGGTGGCTTTGATCACAGACGGGCGCTTTTCTGGCGCTACACGTGGCTTCTGCATTGGCCATGTCGGTCCCGAAGCTGCCGTGGGCGGCCCGATCGGGCTGCTCAAGGATGGTGACGTAATCTCGATCGATGCGGTGAACGGCACGATCGAAGTGGCGTTGTCGGAAACGGAACTGGAGGCCAGGGCAAGGACATGGAAGCCGCGCACGACCGATTATCAGTCGGGCGCGATCTGGAAGTACGCGCAGACGGTAGGGCCAGCCCGCGATGGCGCGGTCACCCATCCGGGCGGTGCGAAAGAAACACACTGCTATGCGGACATTTGAGTTGTTGAGGTCGTCTGTCCTTCCGGCACTGGTCGCGGTTGCGATCTTTGGCGCCGTGGGCCAGGCCATGGCCTTCGACGACAAGGTGTTCGACGACAAGACCGGGGTGAAGCCGCAGTCCAGCCCGTGGGCTGTATTCCAGTTCGGATTCTCCGCCTACAAGAACGGCCACAAGGAACAGGCGGCGGAAGCCTATAAATACGCCGCAGAGAACGGCCAGATCGGCGCCACCTGGAAGCTTGCGCGCATGTATGCCGAAGGCGACGGCGTGGCGCGCGACGACTATGAGGCGTTCAAGTTCTTCTCGGAAATCGTCGACCAGGATGTCGAGCCGGGCTCGCCGGAAGAAAGCTATGTCTCCGACGCGCTGGTGGCACTGGGCGACTATCTCCGCAAGGGCATTCCCGGCAGTCCGGTCACGGAAAACGAAGTGGCCGCCCAGGAATACTACATGCGTGCCGCCGCCAACTACCGCAATCCGAACGCACAGTTCGAGATGGGGCAGATGTTCCTGAAGGGCGAGGGCGGCGTCAAGGCCAGCGTCAAGCAGGCCGGCCGCTGGTTCCAGCTCGCCGCCGAAAAGGGCCATGCCGGCGCCCAGGCGACGCTCGGCAATCTGCTGTTCCAGAGCGGCAAGATCGTTCGTGGCCTGGCGATGATGACGGCCGCGCTCGAACGCGCTTCGCCGGCCGATCAGCCCTGGATTCGCGGCATGCAGGAAGAGGCGTTTGCCGCCGCGGGCGAGGCCGACCGCCGCACCGCGATTTCGCTGGCCGACGATATCCTTACCAAGGGCGGTGGCGAGGGTAGCGGCGACCAGTAGCCGAGCGATCTTGCGCCGCTCGCGGGTTCCAGAGTCCCGATAGGATCAGTTTGCCGTCGGCTCCGCCGGGATCACTTTCGGCGGGGGTGTCGAGAGCGGTGCCGTCGGATGCGGTGCGGGCGCGTCTCCGGGACAGTTGTCCGCCACCTTTGTCCACGACGAGTTGTTGAGGACCTTGTCACATCGGGCCATCTGGTTCTGACCGGCAACCGTGAGGCAAGCCGATTGGCCGAGCTGGAACGACTTGCCGTTGGCCAGGCATTCCGGGGCGGCGAGAACCACGGTTGTCGCCGCCACTATCGATATCGATCCCACGGCAATCGGGCAAAGAAGAAGTCGGAAGGTCACGGCAGCCTCCGTCGCAGCATCATGATCTCCGATCAAACGCGCGATTGTGGCGAGATGTGGGTTCGGTTGGCGGATGCCCGGACCGGCCCATTTGTCAGGCCGGCTGCAGCGCGAGGTCTATGGCCACGGGAACGTGGTCGGATGGCTTTTCCCAGGCCCGGACATGCTTTTCGATGGAGGCCGACGAAAACCGGTTGGCGGCCTCCGGCGACAACAGCAGATGGTCGATGCGGATGCCGTTGTTCTTCTGCCAGGCGCCGGCCTGATAGTCCCAGAAGGTGTAGGTGTCCGGCGCGTCGGTGACCGCTCGCACCGCTTCGGTGAAGCCGAGATTGAGCAACCGCCGGAAGGCCTGCCGCGTCTGCGGCTGGAACAGCGCGTCGCCCAGCCAGTTCTCCGGGAATTTCGCGTCGATCGGTTCGGGAATGACGTTGTAGTCGCCGGCCAGCACCAGCGCCTCTTCAAGCCGAAGCCGCTCTTCGACCCAACGCTCCAGCCGCGCCATCCAGGAAAGCTTGTAGGGAAACTTCTTCTCGTCATCGATCGGATTGCCGTTCGGCAGATAGAGCGAGACGACGCGCAGCGCGCCCTTGTCGGTGGAGAAAACGCCCTCGATGAAACGCGCCTGTTCGTCGGCGTCGTCGCCGGGCAGGCCCCGGTTGACCTCGTCGAAGCGCAGCTTCGACAGGATGGCGACGCCATTAAAACCCTTCTGGCCATGAGTTTCGACATTGTAGCCGAGCGCCTCGATCTCGGCGCGCGGGAACTGTTCGTCAGCCGACTTGATCTCCTGCAGGCAGACAATGTCCGGCGCGCTTTCCGTCAACCAATGGGTCAAATTGCCGATGCGGGCGCGAACGCCATTGATATTCCAGGTGACGATTTTCATGACGGCCTCGATGCTATTGCGGCGGATGGCGCTCGACGAGGCCGATCGTATTGCCTGCCGGGTCCTTTAGGAAGGCCATCCATTCGCTTTCCCCTGCCGGTCCGAACATGCCCTCGGTATCGCGATGGACCAAGGTCGGTGGTGCGGTGAAGGGCACACCCGCGGCATTTGCCTGGGCGTGAAAATCGTCGAGGCCGGCGATGTCGAGATACACGGTTCCGGCCGGGATGCCGTCGGTGAACAACAACCGAACGCTGCCAGCCATGATGAAGGCGATGCCTGGCGGGTCGAAGCGGGCGTGCAGGCTCAGCCCCAAGACATCGCGCCAGAAGGACAGCGTTGCATCAAGATTGCGCCCGGCCGAGAGCGCGATCTGACGGACCGCGCCTATGGCAGGCATTTCTAGATGGAGAAGCTGGTGCCGCAGCCGCAGGACGCGACCGCATTCGGGTTCCGGATCTGGAACGACTGGCCCATCAGGTCATCGACGAAATCGATCACCGAACCGCCCATATAGACCAGCGAGAGATCGTCGATCAGCACCGTGGCACCGTTCTTCTCGATGGCGACGTCGTCGTCGTTGCGGCCATCAACCAGATCGAACTTGTAGGAAAAGCCGGAGCAGCCACCGCCTTCGACGGAAACGCGCAGCGCCGTCTTTCCCGCTTCGCCAGAAACAATCTTGGCGATCCGCTTGGCAGCGGCCTCGGTCATATCGACTTTCATGGCAGTCTTGGCATCCGCGCCCATGGGCGTCACCTTGCTTTCGGTTTCACATGATAGGTATGAAGCGCGAGGGGCCAAGTCAACTGCACCAAGTCAACCTGCGGCATCGATCATGACCAACGAGTTGGGCGACATCGGATTCGGCTACCGGCCGCGCGCTGTATATGCCTGCGATCCGGCAAAGTCGCGCGGGCGATTGTTCGACGAGGTCGAGAGCCCGACCCGCACGCCGTTCCAGCGCGACCGCGACCGCATCATCCACTCGACGGCATTCCGCCGGCTGAAGCACAAGACGCAAGTGTTCGTTGCGCATGAGGGCGATCATTACCGCACTAGGCTGACGCATTCGATCGAGGTGGCGCAGATCGCGCGAGCGCTCGCGCGGGCATTGCGCGGCGACGAGGACCTCGCCGAAGCCGTGGCGCTGGTGCACGATTTCGGCCACACGCCGTTCGGCCACACTGGCGAGGATGCGCTGAACGAGAAGATGGCCGCATGGGGCGGCTTCGACCACAATGCGCAGTCCCTGCGCGTGGTGACCCGGCTGGAGCGGCGTTATGCCGAGTTCGATGGCTTGAACCTGACCTGGGAAACGCTGGAGGGATTGGTCAAGCACAACGGGCCACTCATGGACGCCACCGGAAAGGGCCTGAAGAGGCCGGTGCCGCAGGCGATTCGCGACTATTCCGAACTGCACGATCTCGAACTCGACCGATTCGCGGGCATCGAGGCGCAGTGCGCGGCGATCGCCGATGACATCGCCTACAACACCCATGATATCGACGACGGACTGAGGGCAGGGCTGCTGACGCTCGACATGCTGGAGACGGTCTCGCTGCCGGGAACGATCCTGGCGGGCGTGCGTGCGCGCTATCCGGCGCTCGATCCCGTGCGCACCGGGCATGAGCTCATGCGGCGACAGATCACGATGATGGTCGAGGACGTGATCAAATCGACGGCCGCCAATCTGGAGCGCATTAGGCCCGGCAGCGCCGACGCGGTGAGGGCGGCAGGCGAGACGATGGTCACTTTTTCCGCCGACATGGCGGCCCTGGAGAAGGAACTGAAGGCCTTTCTCTACAAGCATCTCTACCGGCACAAGGAAGTCATGCGCGTGCGCGGCGAGGCCGAGCAGATCGTCAAGGACCTGTTCGACGTCTATTTCGCCGATCCGCGCGCCATGCCGGATGGCTGGCGCGAAGGGCTCGACCAGGCCGATGATCGCATCAAGGCGCGCAGCGTGGCCGATTTCCTGGCGGGGATGACCGACACCTACGCGCTCAAGGAACATCGGCGTTTGTTTGACCATACGCCGGATTTGAGCTAGGGCGGGCTCGATTTCGCCGGCCAATAGCCGGATTCCCTGTAAAGCCGCCAGAGCCACGCCAATGAACATCTTCGCCGATTTCAACGCGCGAATCGTAAAAGCCGTAGACGCGCTTGATCTGAAGGACCGCGACGGCGCCTCGCCGGACCTGTCACGCATAGCGGTCGAGCCGCCGCGTGACGCCAGTCATGGCGACCTGGCGACCAACGCCGCCATGGTGCTCGCCAAGCCGACCGGCCAGAACCCGCGGGCGCTGGCCGAGAGGCTGGCGGAGGCGCTGCGCGCCGACAAGGACGTCGCCGCCGCCGAGGTGGCCGGTCCCGGCTTCGTCAATCTCAGGCTCAAGGATGGTTTCTGGCAGGCGCACCTGACCGCGCTTCTCGGCGAAGGCCGCAATTATGGCCGCTCGACGGTCGGTGGTGGCAAGAAGGCCAATGTCGAATATGTTTCCGCCAACCCGACCGGGCCGATGCATGTCGGCCACTGCCGGGGCGCCGTGGTGGGTGACGCGCTCGCCAACATCATGATGTTCGCCGGCTACGACGTCACCAAGGAATATGTCATCAACGACGCCGGCTCGCAGATCGATGTACTCGGTCGCTCTGCCATGCTGCGCTATCGCGAAGCGCTCGGCGAAGACATCGGCGAGATTCCGGCCGGTCTCTATCCGGGGGACTATCTGGTTCCTGTCGGCGAGGCATTGGTCAAGGAGTTCGGCCGTTCCTTGCTGCAGATGCCCGAAGACGAGGCGCTCGCCATCGTCAAGGACCGGACGATCGATGCCATGATGGCGATGATCCGCGAGGATCTGGCGCTGCTCAACGTGCATCACGACGTGTTCTTCTCGGAACGCACGCTGCATGCCGACAATGCCAAGAAGATCCGCTCGGCGATCAACGACCTGACGCTGAAGGGCCATATCTACAAGGGCAAGCTGCCGCCGCCCAAGGGCGAAAAGCCGGAGGACTGGGAGGATCGCGAGCAGACCTTGTTCCGCTCGACGGCGGTCGGCGACGACATGGACCGGGCTCTGGTCAAGTCCGATGGCTCGTTCACCTATTTCGCCGCCGACGTCGCCTACCTCAAGGACAAGGTCGATCGCGGCTTCGTCGAACTCATCTATGTGCTCGGCGCGGACCATGGCGGCTATGTCAAGCGGCTGGAGGCTTTGGCGCGGGCGATTGCCGGTGACGATGTCAAGCTGACAGTGCTGCTGTGCAACCTGGTCAAGCTGTTTCGCGAGGGCGAACCGGTTCGCATGTCGAAGCGGTCCGGTGATTTTGTGACGCTGCGCGAAGTGGTGGAAGAGGTCGGACGCGACCCGATCCGTTTCATGATGCTCTATCGCAAGAACGATGCGCCGCTGGATTTCGACTTCGCCAAGGTGACGGAGCAGTCGAAGGACAATCCGGTGTTCTATGTGCAGTACGCCTCGGCGCGCTGCCATTCCGTGTTCAGGCAGGCGAGCGAACAACTGGGCGAGGTCAATTTCGACCGCAACAGCCTTGCGGCGGCCACCGCTTTGCTCACCGATGAAGGTGAGATCAGCCTGATCCGCAAGCTTGCGGAATATCCGCGGCTGATCGAGTCCGCGGCACTTGCGCTCGAGCCGCATCGACTGGCATTTTACCTGTATGATCTGGCCTCCAGCTTGCACGGACACTGGAACCGGGGCACCGATAATCCGGACTTACGGTTTGTTAAGGTTAACGACCGACAATTGACGCATGCCAGACTAGGGCTGGTGCAGGCTGTTTCGGATGTCTTGACGTCCGGCCTGACGCTGATCGGAGCCGCCGCGCCCACCGAAATGCGTTAGGTTTGACTAAAACACCTGTCACCTTTTGCCCACATTGCGCTGGTAAGGGCCAACCCTACGCGACGTCCATGGCGTCCGAATGAGTGCGAGTTCGGGAACAATAATGGCAGACAGAACCCAGCTGAGAGCAGCCGACCGTAACGACATCGCCGACGATGATCCGTTTGCTGAACTGACGAGGATCATGGGGTTCGACCCGCGCCAGCCGGTCAAGCCGCAAGCGTCTGTGCAGCCGCTGGCTGCCGTCGATCACCGGACGGACGAGGCGGATTTCGACATCGACCTCGAAAAGGAGTTGATGGGCGACTTCGACGACAGCGAGGCCATCTCCGTTGCTCAGCTTCATGAGCCGACGTTCGAAACGGCCGCCGCCGACACGGTGGACGACGAGCTTGCCATGTCGCTTGACGAAGACTTCCATCTGGATTCGGTGGATATCGCCGACCATGGTGCCGGTCAGACGGCTTATGGCGCTGTTCAAGCCCCTGAGCCAACCATCGAAGCCGCATTCGACGATGATTTCGACAACGCCGTCGCCAGTTCGCTCGAAAACGTTTCGCCGTTCGAAGACGACCAGCCGATGGAAGATGAGCTTGCCGCATCGTTCGAGCAGAATTTCCAACTCGACAGCAATGCCGTCGACCACGCCGAACACTTTGCGCAGGCCGCGCCGGCGATCGAGCCGGCATTTGATCATGAGTTCGACCACGCCGTGGCCAATTCGCTCGAAGATGAGCTGATGTTCGACGATTCCCTGTCGACACAAGACCATCAGAGCGCACCCGAGGCAGAATACCGGTCGCCCGGGCAGGCCGATGCATACCAGTCGCAGGCGATCTCCGATGAGGATTTCGCGGGTCATTTCGACGATGCCATGACCGATGTTGGCATCGACTTTGATCAGCCTGCCGATCCGTCGGTCTCGATGGTCGAGGAACTGGATGCGCTTGATGTCCATGCCGAGCCCGTGGCTACGCGCGACGAGACTGTCGGCCTGGCCTCGAAAGAGGCGTTCGATCACGATTTCGACCTGAATTTCGACGATGCGCTCGCCGAGGAAGCTCACGAGCCGTTGGCCCAGGTTGCTGCCCCTGCTGTCCAGCCGGCCGTCACGGTCCCGGTTGCGCCCGTCGTGCAACCCGTGCAGGCCCCGGTTGCGAGCGAACGCAGCCTTGAAGACGAGTTGAATGCATTGCTCGGGGCGATGAGCGCACGGACAGCGCCGGTCGTGGCCAATGAACCCGCCTTGGTTCAGCAGCCCGTCGTTCAGCAACCCGTCGCGGTCGCCGAACATACGGCCGAGGAACCGGCGGATCTCGTCGGCGATCTGGACTGGGATCTCGATGATCACGCGGCTGCGCAGACGCAGCAGCATCAAGCAGCTCAGCCTGTCACTGCCGATCTCGACAATCTTCTGCTTGATGAGCTCCAGGCGCATGACTTTGCGGCTGAAGATGCCGTGGGGGCTGACGTCGCCAATGTCGATTTCGACAATGACGCCTTCGACGCCGCCTTCGCCAGAAGCATCGGCCTTGATGATGAAAAGGCCGACAACGAAAAGTCGAACACGTCGCGGTCTGCTCCCCGGGGCGATGCGGTCGATTCAATGGATTGGCTGGCCGAGCGCTCTACGCCGCCCGAACCCGCCCGCCCGTGGAGCCGTGTGACGCCGGTTGCGCAGTCGGCCGTGGCGTCATCGGTTGCCTCGTCACTCGCTCCGGTCGCGGCGGTTGCCGCAGCGCCAGCAATGATGGCCGCATCCGCATATCGGCCTGAGCCGGTCAGGAGCGAGCCGGTCTATGCGGCGCCGACGCCCGTGCAGCAGGAACAGCCCGCACGATACGACGAGATGCCCGACGTCGAGACCGTCGACGTGCCGGAGCGCGTTGTGGCGTTGGCTGACGATCTCGACATTCCCGAACTGCATTTCGAAGAGGATGAGCCGGCATCCGCCGGCTATGACGATCTCGACTCCGAGTTCGCCAGCCTGCTCACCGAAATGAACACAATGGAAGTGCCCGCTGCCGCGCCCGCGCGCAGCCCGGCCTATGACGATGAGTCCTACAATGCCGGGTTCAAGCCCGGCTACGAGCAGACGACGCAGGGCTATGCACAGGCCAAGCCGGGTTACGGCCAGGCCAAGCCTGGTTACGGCCAGGACCGGGTCGAAGCGCGCACCTACGCGGCGCGACCCACGGAAGTGCAAGCCGCTGCATCCTATGCTGACGCGGCCGGCTTTGACGTGAACGAACTGCCTGGCAGCCAGCCGGTTTCGCAGGCCGACGACTTCACCGTCGACGAACTGGACTACGATCCGGAGCTGGACGAGGCGATGGCGGTTCCGGGTCTCGCGGCCCAGGAGAACGCACGGCAGCCACGCCGGCGGGGCCTGTTCATCGCGGCAATCGTCGGTGGCGTCGCGATCGCTGGCGGTCTTGGTGCCTTTGCATTGTCCTTCGGCGGCAAGGGCAGCGGCGGCGCGCCAGTAATCGTCAAGGCCGACAATGCCCCGATCAAGGTCAAGCCGGAGAATCCAGGCGGCACGGTCGTGCCGAACCAGGACAACAAGGTCTACGACGCGGTGCTGAAGGGCGCAAAGCCCGCCGAGCAGGTCCAGCAAAAGCTGGTGACCAACACCGAGCAGCCGGTGGATGTGGCCGCCAAGGACCAGCAGACTCGTGTCGTCGATCTTTCTGCTGACCAGACCGATGCCGCCCCGGGCACGGATGCGGCTGGAAACCCTGACGCGGCCGCGGCGCCTGCGCCGAAATCGGAAGACCGCATCGCGCAGGTCCTGCAGGATGCCGACAAGGGTACGAATACCGATGTCGTCGCCGTGGCGCCACGCAAGGTGAGGACCATGGTGGTCAAGGCCGACGGTTCGCTGGTTGCCCGCGAGGATCCGGCACCGGCAGCCCAGCAGGTCGCCGCCGCCGAACCGACCGACCCGGCGCCGCAGCACGTGGCCCCGTCGGCCCAGGACGACAGCCAGGCTACCGGCGCCGTGCCAGCCGCCGACCAGGCGAAGCCCGCGTCTGCCCTCAAGCCGGTGGCCGCGCCCAAGGCTGAAGCCAAGGCCCAGTCGGCAAACACGCCGGCCAAGGTCCCGGTCGCGCCGCAGCGTCCTTCCGACCAGCCTGTCGATGTGGTTGGCGAGGTCAAGCCTGACCAGGTGGCATCGATCGATCCGGCGGCCGCCGCTGCCGGTGGTTCGTGGTCGATCCAGATCGCGTCGCAGCCAACAGTCGAAAGCGCTCAGTCAACCTATCAGGACTTGCAGCGTCGCTACGGCAGCGTGCTCAGCGGCCGTACCGCCAACATCGTCAAGGCCGAGATTGCCGGCAAGGGCACGTTCTATCGCGTCCGGGTTCCCGCGCAGTCGCGCAATGACGCGATCAACCTGTGCACGAGCTACAAGGCCGCGGGCGGTAACTGCTTCGTCTCGCGTTGAGAGCTTCAACTCCCTCCCTACGAAACCGGCGCTGTCCAGACAGCGCCGGTTTTTTGTTGAAGGATCTGGGCCTCCCGCCGGCGTTTCGGCGCGATTCCCTTTGTCCGCGTAAAGCTCTAGACTCGCCGACATGACCGAATCGAAAGCCATGATCCTGGGCTGTGGCGGGAAATCGCTGACGCGCGATGAAATCCGCTTCTACCGCAATGAATGTCCCTGGGGCTTCATCCTGTTTGCTCGCAACATCAGCGAGACCGAGCAGGTCCGCGACCTCGTCGATTCGATGCGCGATTGCATCGACCGGCCGGATGCGCTGGTGTTCGTCGACCAGGAGGGTGGGCGGGTGCAGCGCCTGCGGCCGCCGCTGGCGCCGAACTATCCGTCGGGCGCCGCACTCGGCGCGCTTTGGCGCGATGACCATGATGTCGGCACCCGTGCAGCCTGGCTGATGGCACGGCTGCTTGCCTTCGATCTGCTGCGATACGGCATCACCGCGGATTGTCTTCCTGTACTCGATGTGCCGGTCGATGGGGCAAGCGATGTGATCGGCGCGCGGGCCTATGGCAAGGAGCCGCGTGCCGTCATCGAGCTGGGCCGCGCTCTGGCGGAAGGGCTGATGTCCGGCGGCGTGGTGCCTGTCATGAAGCATATTCCGGGGCATGGTAGGGCCTTGGCCGACACGCATCTGGAGCTTCCGACCGTCAATACCTCCATGAGCGATCTGCAGCGGCATGATTTCGCGCCGTTCAGAGAGCTCAACCACCTGCCGATAGCGATGACGGCGCATGTCGTCTACAGCGCCATCGACCCCAAGAACCCGGCGACCACCTCCGGCAAGCTGATCGACGAGATCATCCGTCGTGAGATCGGATTTGATGGCCTGCTGATCAGTGACGACACCTCGATGAAGGCACTTTCTGGGGATTTCCCGACAAAGGCGGCCTCGATCCTTGCGGCGGGCTGCGATCTGGTCCTTCACTGCAACGGCGTTTTCGAGGAAATGGTTGGCATCGCGTCGCGCACCAAGGGCCTTGAGGGAAAATCGCTGCAGCGCGCTGAACGGGCGCTGACCTACATAAAGAACCGCGATCGCGCTGAAGAAACCGAAATACGCGCGGAATTCGCCACCTATTTCGAAACGGTGGCCTAACAGAGAAGGCAAAGGCAGTGGCGGAAGCATTGGAAAGCAAGCCTGCAAAGGCCGCACCGATGGACCGTCTGTGGGCCGAAAACGACGATTCACGCGTAACCGGCGATCCGTCGCTGGTTGTCGACGTGGCTGGCTTCGAAGGACCGCTCGACCTTCTGCTGCACCTTGCCCGTACCCAGAAGGTCGATCTGTCGCGCATCTCGATCCTGGCGCTGGTGGAGCAGTATCTGGCCTTCGTCGAGACGGCGAGGGCGCTGAGACTCGAGCTTGCCGCCGATTATCTGGTGATGGCGGCCTGGCTTGCCTTCCTGAAGTCGAAACTGCTGATCCCCAAGCAGCCCGGTGAAGACGGCGAGAGCGGCGAGGAACTGGCTGCTGTCCTGCAATTCAGGCTGAAGCGGCTGGAAGCCATGCGCGACGCCTCGGCGCGCCTGGTCAACCGGAACCGGCTTGGCCGCGATGTCTTCGCGCGCGGCATGCCGGAAATGGTCATCGTCGAGAAGCGCAACGCCTATTCGGCCTCGCTCTACGATCTATTGACCGCCTATGCGCAGCAGCGGCAGAAGCAGGCGATCACCAACGTGACCATCGCCAGGCGCGGTGTCTGGTCGCTCAAGGATGCGCGCGACATCCTGACCCGAATGGTCGGGGCGCTGACCGACTGGACGGCGCTCGACAGTTTCCTGATCCAGTACATGACCAGCCCGGAAGAACGGCGCACCGCGATCGCCAGTTCGTTCGCGGCCTCCCTGGAACTGGTACGCGATGGCAGTATGGATGTGCGGCAGGATGGGGCCTTCGCGCCGATTTATCTGCGCGGTCGCGCCCAGGCAATCAAGGCAATCGAGGTGGCATCATGAGCGAACGCGCCAACGCGTCGGTCATTCCGTTCAAGGTCGATGACGAGCCCGAGGAAGAGGCGCCGGCCCAGAATTCCCAGCAGAATCCGGCTGAGCGGCTGCATCTGGCCGAAGCCGTGCGCATGGCCGAAGCGATTGTTTTCGCGAGCGCCCAGCCGGTCAGCGAAAAGCAGCTCGCCGCGCGGTTGCCCGACGGCATCAACATTGCGGTGGCCATGGCCGAGTTGCAGCAGATCTATGCGCGGCGCGGCGTCAACCTGGTGCGCGTCGGCGACGCGTGGGCGTTCCGTACGGCCGGCGATCTCGCCTTCCTGATGAGCCGCGATACGGTGCAGCAAAGGAAGCTCTCCCGTGCGGCGCTCGAAGTGCTGGCGATCATTGCCTACCATCAGCCGGTGACACGCGCCGAGATCGAGGATATTCGTGGTGTGGAGACCTCGAAGGGAACGCTCGACACGTTGCTGGAAACCGAATGGGTGCGCATGCGCGGCCGGCGTCGGACGCCCGGCCGTCCGGTCACTTACGGCACCACCGATACGTTCCTCGATCACTTCGCACTGGAAGAAATCCGCGATCTCCCCGGAATGGAGG
The nucleotide sequence above comes from Mesorhizobium shangrilense. Encoded proteins:
- a CDS encoding SPOR domain-containing protein yields the protein MADRTQLRAADRNDIADDDPFAELTRIMGFDPRQPVKPQASVQPLAAVDHRTDEADFDIDLEKELMGDFDDSEAISVAQLHEPTFETAAADTVDDELAMSLDEDFHLDSVDIADHGAGQTAYGAVQAPEPTIEAAFDDDFDNAVASSLENVSPFEDDQPMEDELAASFEQNFQLDSNAVDHAEHFAQAAPAIEPAFDHEFDHAVANSLEDELMFDDSLSTQDHQSAPEAEYRSPGQADAYQSQAISDEDFAGHFDDAMTDVGIDFDQPADPSVSMVEELDALDVHAEPVATRDETVGLASKEAFDHDFDLNFDDALAEEAHEPLAQVAAPAVQPAVTVPVAPVVQPVQAPVASERSLEDELNALLGAMSARTAPVVANEPALVQQPVVQQPVAVAEHTAEEPADLVGDLDWDLDDHAAAQTQQHQAAQPVTADLDNLLLDELQAHDFAAEDAVGADVANVDFDNDAFDAAFARSIGLDDEKADNEKSNTSRSAPRGDAVDSMDWLAERSTPPEPARPWSRVTPVAQSAVASSVASSLAPVAAVAAAPAMMAASAYRPEPVRSEPVYAAPTPVQQEQPARYDEMPDVETVDVPERVVALADDLDIPELHFEEDEPASAGYDDLDSEFASLLTEMNTMEVPAAAPARSPAYDDESYNAGFKPGYEQTTQGYAQAKPGYGQAKPGYGQDRVEARTYAARPTEVQAAASYADAAGFDVNELPGSQPVSQADDFTVDELDYDPELDEAMAVPGLAAQENARQPRRRGLFIAAIVGGVAIAGGLGAFALSFGGKGSGGAPVIVKADNAPIKVKPENPGGTVVPNQDNKVYDAVLKGAKPAEQVQQKLVTNTEQPVDVAAKDQQTRVVDLSADQTDAAPGTDAAGNPDAAAAPAPKSEDRIAQVLQDADKGTNTDVVAVAPRKVRTMVVKADGSLVAREDPAPAAQQVAAAEPTDPAPQHVAPSAQDDSQATGAVPAADQAKPASALKPVAAPKAEAKAQSANTPAKVPVAPQRPSDQPVDVVGEVKPDQVASIDPAAAAAGGSWSIQIASQPTVESAQSTYQDLQRRYGSVLSGRTANIVKAEIAGKGTFYRVRVPAQSRNDAINLCTSYKAAGGNCFVSR
- the nagZ gene encoding beta-N-acetylhexosaminidase, whose translation is MTESKAMILGCGGKSLTRDEIRFYRNECPWGFILFARNISETEQVRDLVDSMRDCIDRPDALVFVDQEGGRVQRLRPPLAPNYPSGAALGALWRDDHDVGTRAAWLMARLLAFDLLRYGITADCLPVLDVPVDGASDVIGARAYGKEPRAVIELGRALAEGLMSGGVVPVMKHIPGHGRALADTHLELPTVNTSMSDLQRHDFAPFRELNHLPIAMTAHVVYSAIDPKNPATTSGKLIDEIIRREIGFDGLLISDDTSMKALSGDFPTKAASILAAGCDLVLHCNGVFEEMVGIASRTKGLEGKSLQRAERALTYIKNRDRAEETEIRAEFATYFETVA
- a CDS encoding segregation and condensation protein A, producing the protein MDRLWAENDDSRVTGDPSLVVDVAGFEGPLDLLLHLARTQKVDLSRISILALVEQYLAFVETARALRLELAADYLVMAAWLAFLKSKLLIPKQPGEDGESGEELAAVLQFRLKRLEAMRDASARLVNRNRLGRDVFARGMPEMVIVEKRNAYSASLYDLLTAYAQQRQKQAITNVTIARRGVWSLKDARDILTRMVGALTDWTALDSFLIQYMTSPEERRTAIASSFAASLELVRDGSMDVRQDGAFAPIYLRGRAQAIKAIEVAS
- the scpB gene encoding SMC-Scp complex subunit ScpB: MSERANASVIPFKVDDEPEEEAPAQNSQQNPAERLHLAEAVRMAEAIVFASAQPVSEKQLAARLPDGINIAVAMAELQQIYARRGVNLVRVGDAWAFRTAGDLAFLMSRDTVQQRKLSRAALEVLAIIAYHQPVTRAEIEDIRGVETSKGTLDTLLETEWVRMRGRRRTPGRPVTYGTTDTFLDHFALEEIRDLPGMEELKGAGLLSGRMPSNFSIPLPPADPDALTDDEDALTDIDLEELGLLTPRVTED